The Astatotilapia calliptera chromosome 22, fAstCal1.2, whole genome shotgun sequence region ttgctgtgcttcacacGCGTAGCCATGGTCTCGCCGTCCCAGGGACATAAGGTGCCAGCCTGCTGCCTCTCAATCCCCTGCCATGGGCCTCTCTCGGTGAGGAGATACCTCCCCTCAGCACCAACACAGACCTCTCTGCTCATCCCCAATCACTCTCTCCCGTGCGCAGTCGTCCGCGATCTCCGGTCCCATTCTCCTTTGCCGCACGCCTCTGTTGCCAACCCCGGTTACTACGCCATGTCTCTCCTCCTgtccctcgctctctctgccTCTTATTGAATAACTGTGGCGAACCCTGATTGGTCCCAGGTGTGTCAAGTTAATGATCAGGAGGGGCGGTGCAATGGGCATCCCCCCCGGAACAAATCACAtatcaaacacaaacaagcatGCAATAAccccacaaaaataaaacactacacGCTAATAAAagatcaaaaaataaaacacagcactACAtgcaaggaaataaaaaacaccAAGTTAAACTTGTTCATTCCACCCTGTGACACAGTCAATGTACAACAGCTTGGCCTTTGACTCATGAAGGATCCCCCAGTCACTTGCCTTTGGGGATGAAAATATCTCTTAGCCATAATTTCATAGAAGCACAGACCCCTTTTATACTAACTTACTTTCAATCCTGTCAGGTTGGCCAAGTAGAGTCCTAAACAAGGAAGGAGGACATGAGCTCTGCTTGACTGCACCCAAGAACAAACCAGAGTTGCTGGCTGTGATTCTTTTTAGTGCTGACcttttataaaaacacaaattaagaGGCATAGTTCATTAAATTTCTTACTTAGCACCTAACAGAATTAATATCAAGGCACATTCTTACCACAATGCATTCTTTATTTCCCCATCTGTTGCTTCCTCAAtctgtttcttctcttcctcagtGATAGCCAGTGATGCCAGTACACCTTCTGCTTGTGCAAAAGCCAGGTCAGCAGTCCATCAAATATCTTGGCTGGCAGTCTAGATttaaagcaaaaggaaaaataaatacaatgtgACTCAGCAAAAGTTTTAACGTGACCAAGCAATTTTTTCTACATAGAGTAGACAAAGTACAGTACGAGTatacaaaatacatataaaaatgtgGGGATAGAGGAGACAGTCTGATGTCTGTAGTTTACAAGAGTTTACATACATGTATAATTTATACCACGTGTTAAAGTAAATTTCAGATGACCCGAGGGCCTTCTGGACCCCATCCCAGTAAAATCCTCAAGTTTTGATAGACATGCCAGTGCTCAGTCTTTTGATTCCAGCTGATCTAAATAAGTTTCAAGTTAAGATACTGTTTCCAGATTAACAGCATTTATTTAGGACTATTCACTTAAAGCAcatgttttaacatttttgctgtacagtacctgtgtgtgtgtgtgtgtgtgtgtgtgtgtgtgtgtaattgtgtCAATATAAAACACAAAGCTTTACATAAAGTTAAGAGAATAATTAAAACTAAGACTATCTTGTGTTGTTCATGGTTCACTACCCTTTATACACAGTAAATTTCCCAGTGTTAAATCAGCAGTGTTAAAGTGTATTTACTCTAATAGAGTCATTATAACAACAGCTGGAGCAAAACGCCCCCCAGTGTGGGTGATGATTCCTGGAGTTAAAAGAGGCAGTGTCAACGTTACTCTAGAAAGCTCCTCCCACCACAGACTGGTTTTCAAACCAAGAGGATTTTTCACGACGCCATTTTCTTCACATCAGTTGCAGGGTAAGTTGTTCATATTTACTTATTAAACCAACAATTCGACATTTTAAGCACAGGTAGCACGTTAAAATAAGGTTACCTTCCTTTTGTCCatgtttattatatatttcattttgtaCCAGAAGCAAATGTGACACTGTCTGTATGCTAATGTAAGGTTGTTAATTAGCTAAAAAAGTTGACTGATATCCGTGTTGGACTGTAAGGCTTGTTATCAAAATTTATTTCAGTGTGTAGTGGTGATTGTGTTGTGTTCTAGCATGTTCGAAATTCCATTAAATGAAACCCTCCATGTGTTGGGATCTACATATTAACATTAGCTAGCTAACTAGCATTTTGGCTAACCTCAGTGCGCGGGCAATTCGCTAGTTATCGTTAAATTTTAAATTACCTAACTCAAGCATTAACTAATTAAAATTTTACACTAAATGttacatctttctttttttcttttttttgatacCTAGGTACCAGATATAGAGGTCGTTTTCAGTAAGGTTATTGTCTTATTTTAACTCGGCTGTCTTCAGCAATTTTACGGTTACAGGATTACAACCAGTAACTGTCAGCAGGTGTTATAAGCTTGATAAAATATCCAAAATGTCCAGGATTcagtttttaatgcttttttttagtaGTTTGAATTTAAGATGACAGCGTTTGTATTTATTGTGAGTTGATGGTATTGACAAAAGTTACCCTGCTGCTTTTTCCATTTTGGTTACCAGACTGTTCAGTATGTTAAActaaagatgaacaaaatacTGACTCCCTAGTGCTAAGTTAGGTCAGACAAATGGTAAAAAGTAGTagttattattttagttttgtattaAGGATTATATCTTGACACCTTGTTACACTGACATAAAAGTAACATATAGTGTAAGAAATCACATTGCAAGGCTGTTTAGCCTTGTTTAGCcaagaggacattagaccactgttacagcacgatcagcggggcctatcgcgcggtgccccgcgcttcactcggactttctgaccacgtcatgatccacctaatccccgcgtacagacagaggctgaagctctccaaacctgtcgtgaggactaaaaaactgtggagcaacgaggctgtggaggagcttcgcacgtgtttggagaccacagactgggacacattgaaggctgcttctaacagcttggacgagtttacggacactgtcacctcctatatccacttctgtgaggacagcattgtgccatcacgcaccagggtgagttataacaatgacaaaccctggtttactcctaaactcaaaaagctgtggctggaaaagagaaaggcgttcagaagcggagacagggactgctacagagaggccaagtacaggttcactaaagaagtggacattgctaaacaccagcactctgagaagatgcagcagcagatctcagagaatgactcggcctctgtgtggaaaggttttaggaatatcaccaactacaagcctaaaaccccccactccactgatgacttgctcttggccaacacccttaacgacttctactgccgttttgacgagccatcaggcagccttcacacctccaacggccccaacaatagaggcactttggacactaattcccccacctctcccccctccatagagccatcaccaccttcaaactgttcacctacaacacccccctcctcaccccacacaaaagaggatttcacaccacctcctcccaccacaactcttcatattcatgaagcagatgtgaggaagcagtttaagaacctgaatgctcggaaagctcccggcccagacggcgtgtctcctgccaccctcagacactgtgcaaacgagctggccccagtgttttctggcattttcaactcctcactgcaggcatgtcatgtgcctgcctgcttcaagtcctctaccataatccctgtccccaagaaacctaggatcactggactaaatgactacagacccgtggctctgacatctgtggtcatgaagtcatttgagcgcctagttctctcccatctcaagaccctcacggcccccctcctggaccccctgcagtttgcatatagagccaacaggtctgtagacgacgccatcaacatggccctacacttcatcctgcagcatctggactccccaggaacctacgccaggatcctgtttgtggacttcagctctgccttcaacaccatccttccagaccatctccgaggcaagctttcccagatgaatgtgcatgatcccatctgccggtggatcactgacttcctgacggacaggaagcagcatgtagcatgaagaatgtctcggactcccggaccatcagcaccggctcccctcagggctgtgttctttctcctctgctcttctccctgtacaccaactgctgcacctccacccaccagtctgtcaagctaatcaagtttgcagatgacaccaccgttattgggctcatctcggacggggatgagtctgcctacaggagggaggttgaacgtctggtgtcctggtgcagccacaacaacctggtgctgaatgcccagaagacagtggagattattgtggacttcaggaagcacacagctccactcccccccccatcatcctgactgacacccccatcacctctgtggactcattccgcttcctgggtatcaccatcacccaggacctgaagtgggagcccaccatcacctccgtcatcaagaaagcccagcagaggatgtacttcctgaggcagctgaagaaattcaacctgccaacacggacgatgatgcagttctacactgcaatcatcgagtccatcctcacctcctccatcaccgtgtggtacgctggagccactatcagggacaaacagagactgcagcgtgttgtgcgctctactgagaaggtgattggctgcagactcccatctttgcaggacctgtacacctccaggacactggggcgtgcagcccggatctcagctgacccttctcaccccggacacagtctgtttgacctgctcccctcaggcaggaggctccagtccattcgcaccagaacctctcgccataagaacagtttcttcccctctgctgttggacacatgaacaataaccatatgactgtccccgccactaacacatgaccctacgctgtgtcactgcatcattccatgtttggcactgatcaccacctgcactcatgtatatatctttctacgtagcacttttaattcttattcctacttttattttttcatgtctatttaagtgctatttatgacagcatgtttgcactgaagcaccgcagcaatttcctaatgttgtaaacctgctcaacatttggcaataaacccctttctgattctgattctgatttatggGACTGttttaatattcacattttctgtttactgTAGTTCAATGAAGAGCACTGACTATAAGAAATTACGGTCTACAGGAAGCATGCTGCTTAAAGCAAAACTCGGAGGTGTGCAGAAATTCGTTAGAGTATCTGAGCCAAGCCTTAAGGAGTTTTTGATTGCCGGTAAGAAACCAACATTGTATTAAAAAGGTGTACAAGGGGCTTTAAGTTCTTTTTGTTATTTAGTCTCttcaaactgcattttatgATTAATTGAAAATGATCTGTGTTTTGGAAGCATCTTAGTTATGAATGTATATTTAGTGGGGGGAAAACTGCATAATGTGAGTGTCACTCCTTTTAATCTACCACTTATCAAGCATGTTAGTGGCGCTTAATAATTTAGCCTTTGTTTATCTGACTCATTTTTGAAAGAGTATCTTGAAATGATCTTCATTTTAAGctacaaaacattaaatgtcATGTCTTTTTGTTTACACAAACTTGTGTGCTTGTTTCCAGCATTTGCAAAGTTTGGTGCGCCAGCCGTAACAGAAGGAGTGAAAGTTTTTGATAGTTCAGGGACTGAGTTGGATGAGGATGTTTTTGAGGATATAGTAACAGATCCCTCAACCGGGGTACTAACCATCAAATATGAAACAGGTTTGTTTGAGTGATTTGTGTTTCATTGGATGTCTTTTTTTAGTGTCATTATTACATCGTTTAATCAAAGAGTGTATAAAATGAGTCTATGGAGGGACGATGtaaactgatttgtttttgctccTATTTTTAAGGTCTGGAAACATCTGTTGCAGAAGTGTCTCCTGAGCGGTTCCAGTTATCATCGCCACATTCATCAGATTCACAGGATATGGTCATCCTTTCAGACAGCCCTTTGAGGAAACGTCAGAAGCTGGATGCAGAAGCTAAGCAAGTAAGAGTTAAATGATTTCCACATTCTTCTAATagtgtcttttttgtttgtagttTAAGTGTTCTGAACTGCGGTGGTTATATCAAcctgtagaatatttttattgtgttttccaGTTGGTGGAATCCATTCTCACAAGCAAACCTGGTGGAGAACGTATAATAAATGAGTACAATCGGACCAAGTCCCTGGTGGATGAAACCAGAAGAAAAATGGTCAACATACTGGTAGCtgacatgacagaaaaaaatgggtAATTTATTTCTGGCCCTGTGATTTTTACtatcattttcaaattattttaaatctcTATTAATTCCAGGGAAGCTGACTAGTTCTTTTCCTTTTGATCTTGCAGTACATCACCACCACGGCAGGTAAAAGAAATGTATGCCAGAGGAATTGTAACCTTTTTCCCTTACCTCAGTGACCCGTACTCAAAAAATGGCTATGTAAGTAGCTAACAGCAATAACTGATACAACtaaaatcaaaattttaaatcctGCCAAAATTTATGTCCTCATCAACTGTTCATGGTCACATAACTTACTgataaattaataaacaaaatgtctgTATGTCTCACTCTCCAAGGAACATTATTATGATGGCGAGAAGGAACATTATTATGATGGCGAGAGTGGCACTGGGTACTTGGCCTGGAGGATTAAAACCATACAGAGATGCACTGCTAAAGAGAGGCGATTAACATCTGGAGGTAACACTTATAATTCAGTGGAATCATATAATACAGTTCCAAATTGTGGTTCTGTATTAATAATGGTTATCAAatgttattattagttttgATAAAGTTGTATTTCATATTGTCTAGCACCAGGAGATGGATCATCGGGTGAAGATCAGTGTGGTGGACCAACTGTCAGACGAGAGTTGCAGTTTGTTACAGAGAACGTGCTGAGTGAGGATGAGTGCAAGGAAGCAATCGCTCTGATGAAACATTCAGCTGATGAAGACACAgtcaagaagaagatgaagttgACATTTGTTTATCGACACAACATGGTCCTTGACCCCCTGCTGTCAAGCAACATACTGTCTGTGTTTCCACGTTTCAAAGATATCAAAGGCTTGGTGAATATTTTTCATTACGTTGacaatgtaaacacattttattttttgcagataGCAGATATAATTCTCTGT contains the following coding sequences:
- the LOC113015277 gene encoding uncharacterized protein LOC113015277; amino-acid sequence: MKSTDYKKLRSTGSMLLKAKLGGVQKFVRVSEPSLKEFLIAAFAKFGAPAVTEGVKVFDSSGTELDEDVFEDIVTDPSTGVLTIKYETGLETSVAEVSPERFQLSSPHSSDSQDMVILSDSPLRKRQKLDAEAKQLVESILTSKPGGERIINEYNRTKSLVDETRRKMVNILVADMTEKNGTSPPRQVKEMYARGIVTFFPYLSDPYSKNGYEHYYDGEKEHYYDGESGTGYLAWRIKTIQRCTAKERRLTSGAPGDGSSGEDQCGGPTVRRELQFVTENVLSEDECKEAIALMKHSADEDTVKKKMKLTFVYRHNMVLDPLLSSNILSVFPRFKDIKGLIEQDFVLMFGEDVSGRLLERWPTTFKRKIIQQGRKLPSTSDLEELLLAADSPEDATEVNADIGWDSDLAAILLLLHLIPPSGQGRKRPGKVSASQAERHLVVFKKTGTNIQEHLDAITTSTQPYLLPVGVKKHDIHQFFIILDKNAIPCKSTSSLGAFDELFKAHFVFSTSYNTMLHNMYTFIQTTVYNIDVGKIKESPRVAEIRTRLLR